One genomic window of Tachypleus tridentatus isolate NWPU-2018 chromosome 12, ASM421037v1, whole genome shotgun sequence includes the following:
- the Dhod gene encoding LOW QUALITY PROTEIN: dihydroorotate dehydrogenase 2 (The sequence of the model RefSeq protein was modified relative to this genomic sequence to represent the inferred CDS: inserted 1 base in 1 codon), with amino-acid sequence MDASKARFWRKIKSMVIICTGSGMIFTGIGICSGNEKFYKQWVIPIAHRLWEPENAHRLALTAGRWGIPFKERTESSPLLKTSVWGLPFKNPIGLAAGFDKDGEVVSTMLNAGFGFVEVGSVTPEPQPGNPKPRIFRLAEDEAIINRCGFNSQGHMKVAKRLSNYITQNKTHNTGIVGVNLGKNKTSKHSVEDYVEGVKVFGDIADFLVVNVSSPNTPGLRDLQHSKNLEGLIDAVLAARNNLSHNKPPVLVKISPDLSEKEKQDIALVACRKGKEVDGLVISNTTISRPLGLTSSLKEESGGLSGKLLXDPATNTVADMYHLTRGKLPIIGVGGVFSGKDAYEKVKAGASLVEVYTAVAYEGPPVVKKIKRELEELLREDGHTSLNEVVGIDHRGKL; translated from the exons ATGGACGCATCAAAAGCAAGATTTTGGAGAAAGATAAAATCAATGGTAATCATATGCACAGGAAGTGGTATGATTTTTACAGGAATTGGTATTTGCAGTGGGAATGAAAAGTTTTATAAGCAATGGGTTATTCCTATAGCACATCGATTATGGGAACCAGAAAATGCACATAGGCTAGCATTAACTGCAGGAAGGTGGGGTATTCCCTTCAAAGAAAGAACTGAAAGTAGCCCTCTTCTAAAGACCAGTGTTTGGGGCTTACCTTTTAAAAATCCAATTGGACTGGCAGCTGGATTTGACAAAGATGGTGAAGTAGTATCGACTATGTTGAATGCAGGATTTGGTTTTGTTGAAGTTGGGTCAGTCACTCCTGAACCACAACCTGGTAATCCTAAACCAAGAATATTTCGTTTAGCGGAAGATGAAGCCATTATTAACCGTTGTGGATTTAATAGTCAAGGACATATGAAAGTTGCAAAGAGACTTTCCAACTATATTAcccaaaataaaacacacaatactGGAATAGTAGGTGTTAAtcttggaaaaaataaaacaagtaaacataGTGTGGAAGATTACGTTGAAGGTGTTAAAGTTTTTGGTGACATTGCTGATTTTCTTGTTGTCAATGTGTCTAGTCCAAATACCCCTGGTCTGCGTGATCTACAACACAGTAAAAACTTAGAAGGACTCATTGATGCTGTTCTAGCTGCACGAAATAACCTCAGTCATAATAAACCTCCTGTATTAGTTAAAATTTCTCCTGAtctttcagaaaaagaaaaacaagacattGCTTTAGTGGCCTGTAGAAAAGGAAAAGAAGTTGATGGGCTAGTAATTTCTAATACGACTATTAGTCGTCCACTAGGCCTAACCAGTTCCCTTAAGGAAGAAAGTGGGGGTTTAAGTGGAAAACTTT AAGATCCAGCAACTAATACAGTTGCTGATATGTATCATCTCACACGGGGCAAACTTCCAATTATTGGTGTTGGTGGAGTATTTTCTGGTAAAGATGCTTATGAAAAGGTTAAAGCAGGTGCTTCTCTGGTTGAGGTATACACAGCAGTTGCTTATGAAGGTCCACCtgttgtgaaaaaaattaaaagagagCTGGAAGAACTTTTACGAGAAGATGGCCATACAAGTCTTAATGAAGTTGTTGGTATAGACCATAGAGGAAAACTCTGA